From Paenibacillus graminis:
GGGCGAAACGGCCAAGCAGCAAAAAGTAGAAATGACCACTAAATCTGAATTAATCAAGGAACCGCTGCAAATGCACCAGACTGTCAAGGTAGATACAAACGGGCAAGGTGTACAGAATGTGGAGCAGTATATCACCGATTCCGGTATCTACTCCCAGACAGGCGGTCGATGGTTGAAAATCCCGACAGAGATGTCGAAACAGATAACAGCTTCGCTGGAGCAATCCGCCAACCCTGAGGCGCAACTGGAGCAATTCAAAACCATTGCCAAGGATACGAAGGTCACCGCACCAAGATGAAGACAACGATCAATCAGCATAATGAGATCAGTGAGATTAAAGTGCCGGAAGAAGCACTGAGTGCCAAGGAAGTACAGATGCCTGCTACGAAATAATGCGGGTAGTGACAGGCTGCTATCAACTGTATAGTCTTTTGTATTTAAAAAAGGACAGTTCCGAAGCCGAAACGGCTGCTGGGACTGTCCTTTGTAGCCT
This genomic window contains:
- a CDS encoding DUF6612 family protein → MPCVDRGYSTAPSASASAAPVEQASEQGVPTLDELIQKSAEAAKDLKSFGMDSQVSQNMTIKGETAKQQKVEMTTKSELIKEPLQMHQTVKVDTNGQGVQNVEQYITDSGIYSQTGGRWLKIPTEMSKQITASLEQSANPEAQLEQFKTIAKDTKVTAPR